A single genomic interval of Dyella sp. GSA-30 harbors:
- a CDS encoding pilin gives MAKIVTSKGLLDWRNLSSHLRPCNSKPTIRVTTKFAQRGFTLIELMIVVAIIAILAAIAIPQYQTYVIRSQVTRAVSEASDAKIFVEDCATSGKVQIGTSNGQCDVTALGMSDILNGGSEMGLAPPAGFGVPHIQLPQSSTDTGSIKATLGGHVSPKIIGGIITWTRSSDGTWSCAVDSTIGTKYAPASCPAAN, from the coding sequence ATGGCTAAAATCGTCACCTCAAAAGGTCTATTGGATTGGCGCAACCTGTCGTCGCATCTGCGTCCTTGCAACTCAAAACCGACGATAAGAGTAACGACGAAGTTTGCTCAACGGGGATTTACACTGATCGAACTGATGATCGTCGTTGCTATCATCGCAATCTTGGCAGCCATAGCTATCCCGCAATATCAGACTTACGTCATCAGGTCACAAGTTACCCGTGCCGTTAGTGAGGCGAGTGACGCCAAAATTTTTGTGGAAGACTGCGCGACCTCTGGAAAAGTACAAATTGGCACAAGTAACGGGCAATGCGACGTTACGGCCCTTGGAATGTCGGACATTCTAAATGGCGGCAGTGAAATGGGACTTGCGCCCCCAGCAGGCTTCGGCGTCCCGCATATACAACTACCTCAAAGCAGCACAGACACCGGGTCCATTAAAGCGACCCTCGGTGGGCATGTTTCACCAAAGATCATCGGGGGTATCATTACTTGGACACGCTCATCCGATGGCACATGGAGTTGCGCTGTCGATAGCACCATTGGCACGAAATACGCGCCAGCCAGTTGCCCGGCAGCAAACTAA
- a CDS encoding pilin, translated as MKNVQKGFTLIELMIVVAIIAILAAIAIPQYQTYVIRSQVTRAMSEAGDVKVLVEDCINNGKLDATTCDESSITGSDILTGAAPAGVTAPAGFVGGYPVVTLNTDGSANILATLGNHASAKVAAGTVTWTRTTDGTWTCATDAAKIGVKYAPASCPNP; from the coding sequence ATGAAGAACGTTCAAAAGGGTTTTACCCTGATCGAATTGATGATCGTCGTTGCGATCATTGCGATCTTGGCTGCTATCGCTATCCCGCAATACCAGACCTACGTCATCCGCTCGCAGGTCACGCGTGCAATGAGCGAAGCTGGCGACGTAAAGGTGCTGGTTGAAGATTGCATCAATAATGGCAAGCTCGACGCCACCACTTGCGACGAAAGCTCGATTACCGGTTCTGACATTCTTACCGGCGCAGCTCCGGCGGGTGTGACCGCTCCCGCTGGTTTCGTTGGCGGTTATCCGGTCGTTACCCTCAACACCGATGGCAGCGCCAACATTTTGGCCACCTTGGGCAACCACGCGTCCGCAAAGGTTGCCGCTGGTACGGTTACCTGGACTCGTACGACTGACGGAACCTGGACCTGTGCTACTGACGCCGCAAAAATCGGTGTCAAGTATGCTCCGGCCAGCTGCCCGAACCCCTAA
- a CDS encoding pilin has product MSRQRTSAGFTLIELMIVVAIIAVLAAIAIPQYQTYVAKSQAVAALDEISPGRTAYETLVNQGTIDNDAYNNIDSLGLVTESDRCSITVAAPVSGEGNITCKLKGGPAVKDKQILLNRSTEGSWSCTTTLDAKYAPVSCTPS; this is encoded by the coding sequence ATGTCACGCCAGCGAACCTCCGCAGGCTTCACGCTTATCGAATTGATGATTGTTGTGGCGATCATTGCCGTTCTGGCTGCGATTGCGATTCCGCAGTATCAGACGTATGTAGCCAAATCACAGGCCGTGGCCGCGCTGGATGAAATTTCGCCCGGGCGCACCGCCTACGAAACCCTAGTGAACCAGGGCACCATCGACAACGACGCCTACAACAATATCGACAGTCTCGGGCTAGTGACGGAAAGTGATCGTTGCTCCATCACCGTAGCGGCGCCTGTTTCAGGCGAAGGCAACATCACCTGCAAACTTAAAGGCGGCCCTGCCGTTAAAGATAAGCAGATCCTTTTAAACCGCAGCACAGAAGGTTCCTGGAGCTGCACTACCACCCTGGACGCCAAATATGCCCCTGTCAGTTGCACGCCAAGCTGA
- a CDS encoding S9 family peptidase codes for MKPLFVALALALASTSAVAAEVESHTPHPFGIRDLVMMDRVGDPQLSPDGRYALYTVRATDYAANKGVTAIYLLDLGKGGQPVKLVDKASTPRWSPQGDAFYYTAAKDGVSQLWRRGFANGKAVDSATQVTHVALDVDGYKISPDGKKALLSYEVYTDCADLACTKERLDGRAADKSSGTVYNKLFVRHWDTWEDGRRSQLYIADINGGESAQPVLLSRGIDGDVPSKPFGGDDEFSFSPDGQTVYFDARIAGNSEPWSTNFDVYSVPADGSAAPKNLTADNLAWDANPVASPDGKTLYYLAMKEPGSEADRFAIMALDLSTGQKREVDPSWDRSAGGLQISEDGKTLYATTDDNGQHPLFAIDVATGKVTKLVTDGSVGAYSLGKSRVLLSRDDLKRPADLYTATLAGKDLKQVTHYNAQRLKNVRMGDPEFFTFKGWNNETVQGYVVKPADYKRGKKYPVAFIIHGGPQGAMTNSWSYRWNAQTYAGQGFAVVTINFHGSTGYGQAFTESISGDWGGKPLEDLKLGWKSALGKYSFLDGDRACALGASYGGYMVYWMAGVWNEPWKCLVDHDGVFDARAMYYDTEELWFEEKENGGTQFEHPENYEKFNPINHVKDWRVPMLVVHSGKDFRIPDTQGMGAFTALQRRGIPSQLLHFPDENHWVLKPQNSVQWHETVNAWLKKWTAPDGK; via the coding sequence ATGAAGCCCCTGTTTGTCGCGCTGGCGCTTGCGCTGGCGTCCACCTCTGCCGTGGCGGCCGAGGTCGAGAGTCACACGCCGCATCCGTTCGGGATCCGGGATCTGGTGATGATGGATCGTGTCGGCGATCCGCAATTATCGCCGGATGGCCGGTACGCGCTCTATACCGTCCGGGCCACCGACTATGCCGCGAACAAGGGCGTTACTGCGATCTATCTGCTCGATCTGGGCAAGGGCGGTCAACCGGTCAAGCTGGTCGACAAGGCCTCGACGCCGCGCTGGTCGCCGCAGGGCGATGCGTTCTATTACACCGCAGCGAAGGATGGCGTGTCGCAGCTCTGGCGCCGCGGTTTTGCCAATGGCAAAGCCGTCGATAGCGCCACGCAGGTGACGCATGTCGCGTTGGATGTCGATGGCTACAAGATCTCCCCAGATGGCAAGAAAGCCCTGTTGAGCTACGAGGTCTACACCGACTGCGCCGACCTGGCCTGCACTAAGGAGCGCCTCGATGGCCGTGCCGCGGACAAGTCCAGTGGGACGGTCTACAACAAGCTGTTCGTGCGCCACTGGGATACCTGGGAAGACGGTCGTCGCTCGCAGCTCTACATCGCCGACATCAATGGTGGCGAAAGCGCCCAGCCGGTATTGCTGAGCCGCGGCATCGATGGCGATGTGCCAAGCAAGCCGTTCGGTGGCGATGACGAATTCTCGTTCTCGCCCGATGGCCAGACGGTGTATTTCGATGCGCGCATCGCCGGCAATAGCGAGCCGTGGTCGACCAACTTCGACGTGTACAGCGTGCCGGCCGATGGTTCGGCAGCACCGAAGAATCTCACCGCCGACAATCTCGCCTGGGATGCCAACCCTGTGGCTTCGCCGGACGGCAAGACGCTTTACTACCTGGCGATGAAGGAGCCGGGTTCCGAAGCGGACCGTTTTGCGATCATGGCGCTGGATTTGTCCACTGGCCAGAAGCGTGAGGTCGATCCGAGCTGGGATCGTTCTGCGGGTGGCCTGCAGATTTCCGAAGACGGCAAGACGCTTTATGCCACCACTGACGACAATGGCCAGCACCCGTTGTTTGCGATCGACGTGGCGACCGGCAAGGTCACCAAGCTGGTCACGGACGGTTCGGTAGGCGCCTATTCGCTGGGCAAGTCACGCGTGCTGCTGTCGCGCGATGATCTGAAGCGCCCCGCCGATCTCTATACCGCCACGCTTGCGGGCAAGGATCTCAAGCAGGTAACGCATTACAACGCGCAGCGCCTGAAGAATGTGCGCATGGGCGACCCGGAGTTCTTCACCTTCAAGGGTTGGAATAACGAGACGGTGCAGGGCTATGTGGTCAAGCCGGCCGACTATAAGCGCGGTAAGAAGTATCCGGTGGCCTTCATCATCCACGGCGGTCCACAGGGCGCAATGACCAATAGCTGGAGCTATCGCTGGAACGCGCAGACGTATGCGGGCCAGGGTTTTGCGGTGGTAACGATCAACTTCCACGGGTCGACCGGTTATGGCCAGGCCTTCACCGAGTCCATCTCGGGCGATTGGGGCGGCAAGCCGCTGGAGGATCTGAAGCTGGGCTGGAAGTCAGCACTGGGCAAGTACAGCTTTCTCGATGGCGATCGCGCCTGCGCGCTCGGTGCCAGCTACGGCGGCTACATGGTTTATTGGATGGCCGGCGTGTGGAACGAGCCGTGGAAGTGCCTGGTCGACCATGACGGCGTATTCGACGCGCGTGCGATGTACTACGACACCGAAGAGCTGTGGTTCGAAGAGAAGGAGAACGGCGGTACGCAGTTCGAGCACCCGGAGAACTACGAGAAGTTCAACCCGATCAATCATGTGAAGGATTGGCGCGTACCGATGCTGGTGGTGCATAGCGGTAAGGATTTCCGCATCCCCGACACACAGGGGATGGGTGCGTTCACGGCTTTGCAGCGTCGCGGCATTCCGAGCCAGCTGTTGCACTTCCCGGATGAGAACCATTGGGTGCTCAAGCCGCAGAACAGTGTGCAGTGGCATGAGACGGTCAATGCCTGGTTGAAGAAGTGGACGGCGCCGGACGGTAAGTAA
- a CDS encoding magnesium and cobalt transport protein CorA: protein MSLPSPTPSLEPALAPSMVVNCVAYRNDGKRIGDISLDHISDVLKEPDTFVWVGLHEPDEKLLLKLQEEFDLHDLAIEDAQQAHQRTKIEAYGDSLFIVVQTAQLVGGHIAFGETHIFLGPRYLVTVRHGASLSYAPARRSCEHSPELLALGPSYGLYGVLDFIVDNLLPIVRDFREELQDLEKDIFAETFKRQTVRRLYDMQRDLMTLRLAVAPLQDIISQLVRMHPHLIQDELRAYFRDVYDHVFRVNESISAMREMLAAAINVNLSLVTFGQNEVMKKLAGWAAMLAAPTLITSWYGMNFTHMPELASPWAYPIIITVVVCVVGGIFLGLKRNKWL from the coding sequence ATGTCGCTACCCAGCCCAACGCCCAGCTTAGAACCCGCACTCGCGCCCTCCATGGTGGTCAATTGCGTTGCCTACCGTAACGACGGGAAGCGCATCGGCGACATCAGCCTCGACCACATCAGTGACGTGCTGAAGGAGCCCGATACCTTCGTATGGGTCGGCCTGCACGAGCCCGACGAGAAGCTGCTGTTGAAACTGCAGGAAGAATTCGACCTGCATGATCTTGCGATCGAAGACGCACAGCAGGCGCATCAACGCACCAAGATCGAAGCCTATGGCGATTCGTTGTTTATCGTCGTACAGACCGCTCAGCTGGTCGGTGGCCACATCGCCTTTGGCGAAACGCATATCTTCCTGGGACCGCGCTATCTGGTAACCGTGCGCCACGGTGCCTCGCTCTCCTACGCACCGGCGCGACGCAGCTGCGAGCACTCACCCGAGTTGCTTGCGTTAGGGCCGAGCTACGGGCTCTACGGCGTACTCGACTTCATCGTCGACAACCTGTTGCCGATCGTGCGCGATTTCCGCGAAGAGTTGCAGGATCTGGAAAAAGACATCTTTGCGGAGACGTTCAAGCGCCAGACGGTGCGACGTCTTTACGACATGCAGCGCGACCTGATGACGTTGCGCCTAGCTGTCGCGCCACTGCAGGACATCATCAGCCAGCTGGTGCGTATGCACCCACACCTGATTCAGGACGAGCTGCGCGCGTATTTCCGCGATGTCTATGATCACGTTTTTCGCGTCAACGAATCGATCAGCGCGATGCGCGAAATGCTCGCTGCGGCGATCAACGTCAACCTGTCGCTGGTGACGTTCGGTCAGAACGAGGTGATGAAGAAGCTGGCGGGCTGGGCTGCGATGCTTGCTGCGCCGACGCTGATCACCAGTTGGTACGGCATGAACTTCACTCATATGCCCGAGCTGGCTTCGCCCTGGGCTTATCCGATCATCATCACGGTGGTGGTGTGTGTAGTCGGCGGAATTTTCCTGGGGTTGAAACGGAATAAGTGGCTTTGA